Proteins found in one Lutimonas zeaxanthinifaciens genomic segment:
- a CDS encoding glycogen synthase, translating to MEILHVSAECFPVAKVGGLADVLVALPKYQNKNGVDSKVIMPFYDNEFKDSNEFKSIYQAHLKLGKLHYDFEILTPLKALEFPVFLVDIHGLFDRPKVYSYEDDVERFLAFQLAVLEWLLSLKKKPDILHAHDHQTGFLAFLMSHGKAYKTLKEIPTVFTIHNAKYQGQFGYDKLRYFPDFDLKKMGIIDWDGSINPLATAIKCSWRVTTVSKGYLEELKSNANGLEKLINDESEKFSGILNGIDTEIWNPELDPNLVKNYSIKATK from the coding sequence ATGGAAATTCTACACGTAAGCGCCGAGTGTTTCCCTGTAGCCAAGGTTGGTGGGTTAGCAGATGTCCTGGTGGCATTGCCAAAATATCAGAATAAAAATGGTGTTGACTCAAAGGTAATTATGCCATTCTATGACAACGAGTTTAAAGATTCAAATGAGTTCAAATCAATATATCAGGCTCATTTAAAACTTGGAAAGCTCCATTATGACTTTGAAATTTTGACTCCATTGAAAGCCCTGGAATTCCCCGTTTTTCTCGTAGACATCCATGGGTTGTTTGACAGGCCAAAGGTGTATTCTTATGAGGATGATGTGGAACGATTTCTTGCTTTTCAATTGGCCGTTCTGGAATGGTTGTTAAGCCTTAAAAAGAAACCAGATATCTTACATGCCCATGACCATCAAACCGGTTTTCTGGCTTTTTTAATGTCTCATGGAAAAGCATACAAGACTCTTAAAGAGATTCCAACGGTTTTCACGATTCACAATGCAAAGTATCAGGGACAGTTTGGTTATGATAAATTGCGGTATTTCCCTGATTTTGATCTGAAGAAAATGGGTATCATTGACTGGGATGGTTCTATTAATCCTCTGGCTACCGCAATAAAATGTTCATGGAGAGTGACTACCGTTTCCAAAGGATATCTTGAGGAATTAAAGTCAAATGCAAATGGTCTGGAAAAACTGATAAATGATGAAAGCGAAAAATTTTCCGGAATCCTCAATGGGATCGACACTGAGATTTGGAATCCTGAACTCGATCCTAATCTCGTGAAAAACTATTCAATAAAAGCGACAAAATAA
- a CDS encoding NADH-quinone oxidoreductase subunit N: MDLGGFLLMRQELILLAVILLLVIMEIFISNKQTLVNVGIGLFGLHTVFGFMHLDDGSLFGGMFHTTQLIHLFKNVLNVGVLIILLQSSSWIKNELVAKHKSTEFFMMMFSSLLGMYFMISSGDFLMFYLGLELSALPVAALVAFETNKRVSAEAGIKFILSSALASGTSVFGVSLIYATTGSIYFTEVASLLTYSNLSLLGFVFFFSGLAFKISLVPFHFWTADVYQGAPIGVTSYLSVISKGSAVLILMIIVFTVMKPFHMISSNLLYIVSIATMFIGNLFALRQQNMKRFLAFSSIAQAGFILLGMLSNDQLGVSTVVYFVSIYVFTNLAAFGVVQAISSQTGKENMSDYEGLYRTNPKLSLVMMLALFSLAGIPPVAGFFGKFFLFTAAASQGLYLLVFIAVVNVTISLYYYLLVVRAIFLRKSDTPIPYFKSGTSMKLGILIAVIGVLFIGVYSPVYDYIYQLSIF; encoded by the coding sequence ATGGATTTAGGAGGGTTTTTATTAATGAGACAAGAGCTGATCTTGCTGGCAGTAATACTGCTTCTTGTGATTATGGAAATTTTCATAAGCAATAAACAAACACTGGTCAACGTAGGGATAGGATTGTTTGGGCTACATACAGTATTTGGGTTCATGCATCTGGATGACGGGTCTTTGTTTGGAGGAATGTTTCACACCACACAACTGATTCATCTGTTTAAAAATGTATTGAATGTTGGGGTGCTTATCATTTTATTACAGTCTTCGTCATGGATTAAAAACGAACTGGTTGCGAAACATAAATCTACTGAGTTTTTTATGATGATGTTTTCCTCATTACTTGGAATGTATTTTATGATTTCATCAGGAGATTTTTTAATGTTCTATCTTGGGCTGGAGCTTTCTGCGCTGCCAGTAGCGGCATTAGTGGCTTTTGAGACAAACAAAAGAGTTTCTGCCGAGGCTGGGATCAAATTTATTTTGTCATCAGCCCTGGCATCAGGAACTTCGGTTTTTGGAGTTTCTCTGATCTATGCTACTACCGGAAGTATATATTTTACAGAGGTGGCATCGCTGTTAACCTATTCCAACTTAAGTCTTCTTGGATTCGTATTTTTCTTTTCAGGGCTTGCCTTTAAAATTTCGCTGGTTCCATTCCATTTCTGGACAGCAGATGTTTATCAGGGGGCACCTATTGGGGTTACTTCTTATCTGTCGGTAATTTCAAAGGGATCTGCAGTTTTAATTTTGATGATCATCGTTTTTACAGTGATGAAACCTTTTCATATGATCAGCTCCAATTTATTGTATATAGTCTCAATAGCAACGATGTTTATCGGAAACCTTTTTGCCTTGAGACAGCAGAATATGAAACGATTTCTTGCTTTTTCATCTATAGCCCAGGCAGGGTTTATTCTGCTAGGAATGCTTTCAAATGATCAGCTAGGGGTATCTACTGTGGTATACTTTGTTTCTATTTATGTATTTACCAACCTGGCGGCTTTTGGAGTTGTTCAGGCCATTTCATCTCAAACCGGGAAAGAAAATATGAGTGATTATGAAGGCCTTTACAGAACAAACCCAAAACTGAGCCTGGTTATGATGCTTGCCTTATTCTCTCTTGCGGGAATACCGCCTGTTGCAGGATTTTTCGGAAAGTTCTTTTTGTTTACGGCCGCAGCAAGTCAGGGATTGTACCTGCTTGTGTTTATTGCCGTTGTGAACGTAACCATCTCTTTATACTATTATTTATTGGTGGTAAGGGCTATTTTTCTCAGGAAAAGCGATACGCCAATACCTTATTTTAAAAGTGGTACAAGTATGAAACTCGGTATTTTGATTGCGGTAATTGGTGTCCTTTTTATTGGGGTATACAGTCCGGTATATGATTATATTTATCAACTAAGTATTTTTTAG